A region from the Triticum urartu cultivar G1812 chromosome 1, Tu2.1, whole genome shotgun sequence genome encodes:
- the LOC125533083 gene encoding uncharacterized protein LOC125533083, with protein MADYHPNQRDEIRRKYLIWRPNQPDIDFPYREFGKKKNRRRFNADWYDDYAYCLEYNEKEHKAYCLCCYLFRDNIKDSHHGHDAFIVEGFNSWNKPKRSVTHVGNRNSFHNRALKDCEDLLKQGQPFRGHNESKDSKNKGNYRELLGLNIKQVRGQGYDGASNMSGEFNASCKRKDQLREHHQEEVRKAIVCGEISTRTGLNQELSFQRPGGTRRNSHYKTLLGLSKMFSSVVKFNDRFNEVNSELLLCMSALSPSDLFCRFDKAKLLKLAKHYPDDFNHKDMVTLEHELGLYIDNILHDTRFSILEKIGDLAKLMVDTRKHLSYPLVYRLVKLALTLPVATATVERCFSAMKIVKNALRNKIGDDYLSHSLICFVEKGLLDEITNEVIVDRFHKMKDRRGKNEI; from the exons ATGGCAGATTATCACCCAAACCAGCGTGATGAGATAAGAAGAAAGTATCTAATTTGGCGACCTAATCAGCCTGACATTGACTTTCCATACAGAGAGTTTGGGAAGAAGAAGAATAGGAGGAGGTTCAATGCAGATTGGTACGACGATTATGCATATTGTCTAGAGTACAACGAGAAGGAGCACAAGGCCTATTGCTTATGTTGCTATTTGTTTAGAGACAACATCAAAGATAGCCACCATGGGCATGATGCATTTATAGTGGAAGGCTTCAACAGTTGGAACAAGCCAAAGAGATCTGTGACTCATGTCGGCAATCGTAATAGCTTTCACAATAGGGCACTCAAGGATTGTGAGGATCTACTAAAA CAGGGGCAACCTTTCCGTGGTCACAATGAATCTAAAGATTCTAAAAATAAAGGAAACTACCGTGAGTT ACTTGGTTTGAATATTAAACAAGTTAGAGGCCAAGGTTATGACGGCGCAAGTAATATGTCTGGTGAGTTTAATG CATCTTGCAAGAGAAAAGACCAACTTCGTGAGCATCATCAAGAAGAAGTGAGGAAAGCAATCGTTTGTGGAGAGATCTCTACAAGAACGGGACTAAATCAAGAACTATCATTTCAGAGACCAGGTGGCACTCGACGGAACTCCCATTATAAAACATTGTTGGGTTTGTCAAAGATGTTCTCGTCGGTGGTTAAA TTTAATGACAGATTTAATGAGGTAAATTCTGAGTTGCTTCTATGCATGTCTGCTTTGAGCCCAAGTGATTTATTTTGTCGTTTTGACAAGGCGAAGTTGCTGAAATTAGCTAAGCATTATCCTGATGACTTTAATCACAAAGATATGGTGACTCTTGAACATGAACTTGGTCTCTACATAGATAATATACTCCATGATACAAGGTTTTCTATCTTGGAAAAAATAGGTGATCTAGCTAAACTGATGGTGGATACAAGGAAGCACCTCTCCTATCCTTTGGTATATCGGCTTGTGAAGCTAGCTTTGACTCTTCCTGTTGCCACTGCCACTGTTGAGAGATGTTTTTCAGCTATGAAGATTGTGAAAAATGCTTTGCGTAACAAAATTGGTGATGATTATTTGAGCCATAGCCTAATTTGCTTTGTGGAAAAGGGACTGCTGGACGAAATTACTAATGAAGTGATTGTTGATCGTTTTCATAAGATGAAAGATCGTCGTGGGAAGAACGAAAT ATAA